One Setaria viridis chromosome 5, Setaria_viridis_v4.0, whole genome shotgun sequence genomic region harbors:
- the LOC117857783 gene encoding glycerol-3-phosphate acyltransferase 1, with protein MVPPAVLPKVAAQWLFTFHRAARKLRRQAFQLYYRNAAAKPPPSTAKPQQGHAATAKGAAILDDAAAVAAADGTVVCDMHGALLRSTTLFPYFMLVAFEGGSLLRAMLLLCAFPLVWALGERRAGAGVRVMALVTFAGLRPRDMDLVARAVLPKHYMEQLNALVYERLWLPSRRKVVVTSAPRAMSEWFLREYMAADAVVGPQLQVVTVGRRRYFTGLLTGPTQGTELRQNVLKEAFGAEGAMADVGVVSNPNPVDHHFAPYCKEVYVVSRESAKSAKLPRDKHPKALIFHDGRLAFLPTPAAMLAFFLFLPLGVILSVIRINIGIVLPFKIQLLAAAIFGLRYRTSGLRTPPADGKQRRGVLYVCTHRTLVDPIMLSSALQKPVPALTYSLSRLSELIAPIKTVRLTRDRARDAETMSRLLRQGDLAVCPEGTTCREPYLLRFSPLFAELADDMEPVALDAQVTALYGTTASGHKWLDPVAFFANPAPSYRVEFLGAVPREWTRAGGRTGVEVANWVQRRLGEALEFECTGLTRRDKYMMLAGNDGVVAK; from the exons ATGGTGCCTCCAGCTGTCCTCCCCAAGGTGGCCGCGCAATGGCTCTTCACGTTCCACCGCGCCGCCAGGAAGCTCAGGCGCCAGGCCTTCCAGCTCTACTACCgcaacgccgccgccaagccgccgccgtccaccgccaAGCCGCAGCAGGGccatgccgccaccgccaagGGCGCCGCCATCCTTGATGACGCCGCCGCTGTCGCGGCGGCAGACGGGACGGTGGTGTGCGACATGCACGGCGCGCTGCTGCGCTCCACCACGCTCTTCCCCTACTTCATGCTCGTGGCCTTCGAGGGCGGCAGCCTGCTCCGCGCCATGCTGCTGCTCTGCGCCTTCCCGCTCGTCTGGGCCCTCGGggagcgccgcgccggcgccggcgtccgggTCATGGCGCTCGTCACCTTCGCGGGGCTCAGGCCCAGGGACATGGACCTCGTCGCCCGCGCCGTTCTGCCCAAGCACTACATGGAGCAGCTCAACGCGCTGGTCTACGAGCGCCTGTGGCTCCCCTCGAGGAGGAAGGTGGTGGTCACCAGCGCGCCTAGGGCCATGTCCGAGTGGTTCCTCAGGGAATACATGGCCGCCGACGCGGTGGTCGGCCCCCAGCTGCAGGTCGTCacggtcggccgccgccgctacttCACGGGGCTGCTGACCGGGCCCACGCAGGGGACGGAGCTGAGGCAGAACGTACTGAAGGAGGCGTTCGGGGCCGAGGGTGCAATGGCCGACGTGGGCGTCGTCAGCAACCCCAACCCGGTCGACCATCATTTCGCACCCTACTGCAAG GAAGTTTATGTCGTGAGCAGAGAGAGCGCAAAGAGCGCCAAGCTACCGCGGGACAAGCACCCGAAGGCGCTCATCTTCCACGACGGCCGCCTCGCCTTCctccccacccccgccgccatgctcgccttcttcctcttcctgccgCTCGGCGTCATCCTCTCCGTCATCCGCATCAACATCGGCATCGTCCTCCCTTTCAAGATCCAGCTTTTAGCCGCCGCCATCTTCGGCCTCCGCTACCGCACCTCCGGCCTCCGCACTCCGCCGGCTGATGGCAAGCAGCGCAGGGGCGTCCTCTACGTGTGCACGCACCGGACGCTGGTCGACCCCATCATGCTCTCCTCGGCTCTGCAGAAGCCCGTTCCGGCCCTGACGTACAGCCTCAGTCGGCTTTCAGAGCTGATCGCGCCCATCAAGACGGTGCGGCTGACGCGCGACCGCGCGCGGGACGCCGAGACGATGTCGAGGCTGCTGAGGCAGGGCGACCTCGCGGTGTGCCCCGAGGGCACGACGTGCCGCGAGCCCTACCTGCTGCGGTTCAGCCCGCTGTTCGCGGAGCTCGCGGACGACATGGAGCCCGTGGCGCTGGACGCGCAGGTGACGGCGCTCTACGGCACGACGGCGAGCGGGCACAAGTGGCTGGACCCCGTGGCGTTCTTCGCCAACCCGGCGCCGTCGTACCGGGTGGAGTTCCTGGGCGCGGTGCCGCGGGAGTGGACCCGCGCCGGGGGCAGGACGGGCGTGGAGGTGGCGAACTGGGTGCAGCGGCGGCTCGGCGAGGCGCTCGAGTTCGAGTGCACCGGGCTGACTCGCCGCGACAAGTACATGATGCTGGCCGGCAACGACGGCGTGGTCGCCAAGTAG
- the LOC117855440 gene encoding uncharacterized protein codes for MDAEKARPLLYTSSSSSCPSLPGFVFGFWREIKAEIWRNDMGHKPFKRLGLIFVLVAVCGGTEQRRAEAADRATPHRMLTTVSVSKPSYPTVTTPMSASADPGWAPGSPSSTFPSLAAGNGGVDAGGGGAGAGAGGGAGAGGGAGAGGGGGGGGAGAGGGGGGGTWCVASQSANPTALQVALDYACGYGADCSPIQQGGSCFNPDTVHDHASYAFNSYYQKNPAPTSCDFGGTATITNTDPSSGSCQYPSSSGGGQTMMPPPSPTTMPPTVPTTPMTPTPTTPDTGTPVYGLSPPDYGSMSPPGYGSTSPPDYNDVGAAATAGQGRAAALTLLCVLVAMISLHASK; via the exons ATGGACGCAGAGAAAGCAAGGCCCCTACTTTACACCTCTTCGTCAAGTAGCTGTCCGTCGCTGCCTGGTTTTGTCTTTGGGTTTTGGAGGGAGATCAAGGCTGAGATTTGGAGAAACGACATGGGTCATAAGCCGTTTAAGCGCTTAGGGCTCATTTTTGTCCTTGTTGCTGTCTGTGGCG GAACAGAGCAGAGGAGAGCAGAGGCAGCCGATCGAGCGACGCCGCACAGGATGCTCACCACGGTCTCGGTGTCGAAGCCGTCCTACCCCACGGTCACCACGCCCATGTCGGCCTCCGCCGACCCGGGCTGGGCGCCGGGCAGTCCTTCCTCCACGTTCCCGTCGTTGGCAGCCGGGAACGGCGGGGTCgatgccggtggcggcggtgccggcgccggtgctggtggtggcgccggtgctggtggtggcgccggtgctggtggcggtggcggtggcggcggtgctggtgctggcggcggcggcggcggcgggacgtgGTGCGTGGCGAGCCAGAGCGCGAACCCGACCGCGCTGCAGGTGGCGCTGGACTACGCCTGCGGCTACGGCGCGGACTGCTCCCCGATCCAGCAAGGCGGGAGCTGCTTCAACCCCGACACCGTGCACGACCACGCGTCCTACGCCTTCAACAGCTATTACCAGAAGAACCCCGCCCCCACCAGCTGCGACTTCGGCGGCACCGCCACCATCACCAACACCGATCCCA GTTCAGGGTCGTGCCAGTATCCATCATCAAG CGGTGGCGGACAGACCATGATGCCCCCGCCATCCCCGACGACCATGCCGCCGACCGTCCCGACCACCCCGATGACCCCGACACCGACCACGCCGGACACCGGCACCCCCGTCTACGGACTATCCCCACCCGACTACGGCTCGATGTCCCCTCCGGGCTACGGATCAACGTCTCCCCCGGACTACAAcgacgtcggcgccgccgcgacggcggggcagggcagggcggcggcgctgacgcTCCTGTGCGTCCTGGTCGCGATGATATCCCTGCACGCCTCCAAATGA